The Coffea arabica cultivar ET-39 chromosome 8e, Coffea Arabica ET-39 HiFi, whole genome shotgun sequence genome window below encodes:
- the LOC140012853 gene encoding putative wall-associated receptor kinase-like 16, with product MVQGTIGYLDPEYLQTSQLTEKSDVYSFEVVLVELLTGEKVLCFDRSARERSLAILDDNIDTERNAKPLKEVAMLAKRCLNVKGEDRPTMKEVALELEEMSLSTRHSRVLLNSKPKL from the exons ATGGTGCAAGGAACAATTGGCTACTTAGACCCTGAGTACCTGCAGACTAGTCAATTAACTGAGAAGAGTGATGTCTATAGCTTTGAGGTTGTTCTTGTGGAGCTATTGACAGGAGAGAAGGTATTGTGCTTTGATAGATCTGCAAGAGAGAGAAGTCTGGCAA TTCTGGATGATAATATCGACACTGAAAGAAATGCTAAGCCACTGAAAGAAGTTGCTATGCTAGCTAAAAGGTGCTTAAATGTCAAGGGGGAAGATAGGCCAACCATGAAAGAAGTAGCATTGGAATTAGAAGAAATGAGTCTATCAACGAGGCATTCGAGGGTTCTGTTGAATTCAAAGCCTAAATTGTAG